From one Vannielia litorea genomic stretch:
- a CDS encoding polysaccharide pyruvyl transferase family protein, protein MPQPSKTIRLGLLWHSMTSDNLGVGALTLAHIAILREAAAKLGLTPHFTILGWKDPRPQYFEADDIEVVELRMKDFIKPVGGLLSHLRRCDVVLDISAGDSFTDIYGTKRAGTMLAAKILTFVARRSLILAPQTIGPFERGWARRMALWVIRRARVAAVRDDLSADFLHSLGYSGNLTAASDVALRLPFERAQMPPTDKLRVGLNVSGLLFNGGYTGGNMFGLRDSYAETIRRLVTNLAARDDIELHLVGHVISDATEVEDDYRVSQRLGEEFPGTVVAPKFNDPIEAKSYIAALDAFAGARMHACIAAFSSGVPVLPMAYSRKFAGLFGALGYETMADCREHSGDEIISRFEALLANGETVAAQMQQPLSRGLHRLALYEDAIGKVLADVRGGPSTP, encoded by the coding sequence ATGCCACAACCGTCCAAAACGATCCGTCTCGGGCTGCTCTGGCATTCGATGACGTCCGACAATCTCGGAGTCGGCGCGCTCACCTTGGCCCATATCGCGATCCTCCGCGAAGCCGCCGCAAAGCTCGGGCTGACGCCCCATTTCACCATTCTTGGATGGAAGGACCCGCGCCCGCAGTACTTCGAGGCAGACGACATCGAGGTCGTCGAACTGCGGATGAAGGATTTCATCAAACCGGTCGGCGGTCTGCTCTCGCATCTTCGCCGCTGCGATGTGGTGCTCGATATCTCCGCCGGAGACAGCTTCACCGATATCTATGGTACCAAGCGGGCCGGCACGATGCTGGCCGCCAAGATCCTCACATTCGTCGCCCGCCGCTCGCTGATCCTCGCGCCACAAACGATCGGCCCCTTCGAGCGTGGTTGGGCACGCCGCATGGCCCTCTGGGTCATTCGCCGAGCACGGGTGGCTGCGGTGCGCGATGATCTTTCTGCCGACTTCCTGCACAGCCTCGGCTACTCGGGCAACCTGACCGCCGCCAGCGACGTCGCCCTGCGCCTGCCCTTCGAGCGCGCTCAAATGCCCCCGACTGACAAGCTCCGTGTCGGCCTCAACGTCTCGGGCCTTCTGTTCAATGGCGGATACACCGGCGGCAATATGTTCGGCCTGCGTGACTCCTACGCCGAGACAATCCGCCGTCTGGTTACAAACCTCGCCGCGCGTGATGACATCGAGCTGCATCTCGTCGGCCATGTCATCTCCGATGCCACCGAGGTGGAAGACGACTATCGGGTCAGCCAGCGGCTGGGCGAGGAGTTTCCCGGCACAGTCGTTGCGCCCAAGTTCAACGACCCCATCGAAGCAAAGAGCTACATCGCCGCGCTGGATGCCTTCGCCGGCGCCCGCATGCACGCCTGCATCGCCGCCTTCTCCTCCGGCGTTCCGGTGCTGCCAATGGCCTACAGCCGCAAGTTCGCGGGCCTGTTCGGGGCACTGGGGTATGAGACGATGGCCGACTGTCGTGAACACAGCGGTGATGAAATCATAAGCCGCTTTGAGGCCCTCCTCGCCAACGGTGAGACTGTCGCAGCGCAGATGCAGCAGCCTCTGTCGCGCGGGCTGCACCGACTCGCGCTTTATGAGGACGCCATCGGAAAGGTGCTCGCGGACGTGCGCGGAGGGCCCAGCACGCCTTGA
- the pip gene encoding prolyl aminopeptidase, with protein MDRNAGHNSAYRHLYPAISPFDQRMIDMPGGHSIYVEQCGNPKGIPAVVLHGGPGGGCSPAMRRYFDPDIYRVVLFDQRGCGRSRPFASVENNTTQDLIADIERIRETLGIDRWVVFGGSWGATLSLLYAQAHPAQTAYLVLRGVFLMTQRELQWFYGGGAARFFPDVWKRFTELIPEAEQGDLIAAYHRRLFSGDLMEETRLAQRWAGWENALASMESHAHMGEGSGSYARAFARIENHYFSNAGFLREDGQILTDMPEIAHIPGTVVQGRYDMICPPEAAQALADRWPRGTLKMIPNAGHALSEPGISAELVRTTRGIAKAPELYGF; from the coding sequence ATGGACAGGAACGCGGGTCATAACAGCGCATACCGCCACCTCTACCCGGCGATCAGCCCGTTCGACCAGCGGATGATCGACATGCCGGGCGGCCACTCGATCTATGTCGAGCAATGCGGCAACCCCAAGGGCATCCCGGCGGTCGTGCTTCACGGCGGCCCCGGCGGCGGGTGCTCACCTGCCATGCGCCGTTACTTCGACCCCGATATCTACCGCGTCGTCCTGTTCGACCAGCGCGGCTGCGGCCGCTCCCGTCCCTTCGCCTCGGTCGAGAACAACACCACGCAGGACCTGATCGCCGATATCGAGCGCATCCGCGAGACCCTCGGCATCGACCGCTGGGTGGTGTTCGGCGGCAGCTGGGGCGCCACGCTCTCGCTGCTCTATGCGCAGGCCCACCCGGCGCAAACCGCTTACCTCGTGCTGCGCGGCGTCTTCCTGATGACCCAGCGCGAGCTGCAATGGTTTTACGGCGGCGGCGCGGCCCGGTTCTTCCCCGATGTCTGGAAGCGCTTCACCGAGCTGATCCCCGAGGCCGAGCAGGGCGACCTCATCGCCGCCTACCACCGCCGCCTGTTCTCCGGCGACCTGATGGAAGAAACCCGCCTCGCCCAGCGTTGGGCCGGCTGGGAGAACGCCCTCGCCTCGATGGAAAGCCACGCCCACATGGGCGAGGGCAGCGGCAGCTACGCCCGCGCCTTCGCCCGGATCGAGAACCACTATTTCAGCAACGCGGGCTTCCTACGCGAAGACGGCCAGATCCTTACGGACATGCCCGAAATCGCCCACATCCCCGGAACGGTGGTGCAAGGCCGCTACGACATGATCTGCCCCCCCGAGGCAGCGCAGGCCCTCGCGGACCGCTGGCCGCGCGGCACCCTCAAGATGATCCCCAACGCCGGCCACGCGCTCTCCGAGCCGGGCATCTCGGCAGAACTCGTGCGGACCACGCGCGGCATCGCCAAGGCACCGGAGCTCTACGGGTTCTGA
- the ubiG gene encoding bifunctional 2-polyprenyl-6-hydroxyphenol methylase/3-demethylubiquinol 3-O-methyltransferase UbiG, which yields MTVDTADPAELAKFEAMAAEWWDPDGKFKPLHMLNPCRLDYICDQIAAEFERDRAGTEPFSGLRILDIGCGGGLLAEPMARMGAEVVGADAAAGNIPVAKVHAEQSGLEIDYRHTTAEALAEAGEQFDVVLNMEVVEHVASPPDYIEACQRLLRPGGLMICSTINRNPKSFAMAIVGAEWVMRWLPKGTHDWRKFITPDELYDLIRNAGLDPVDRKGFVFNPIAWSWSLSDRDLSVNYVTASVKP from the coding sequence ATGACGGTCGATACGGCAGACCCGGCGGAGCTGGCGAAGTTCGAGGCGATGGCGGCGGAGTGGTGGGACCCGGACGGGAAGTTCAAGCCGCTGCACATGCTCAATCCCTGCCGGCTGGACTACATTTGTGACCAGATCGCCGCCGAGTTCGAGCGGGATCGGGCCGGAACAGAGCCTTTTTCGGGGCTGCGCATCCTCGATATCGGCTGCGGCGGCGGTTTGCTGGCGGAGCCAATGGCGCGGATGGGTGCCGAGGTGGTGGGCGCCGATGCCGCCGCTGGCAATATCCCCGTGGCAAAGGTTCATGCAGAGCAGTCGGGGCTGGAGATCGACTATCGCCACACCACGGCGGAGGCGCTGGCGGAGGCGGGTGAGCAGTTTGACGTGGTGCTGAACATGGAGGTGGTGGAGCACGTGGCCTCGCCGCCGGACTATATCGAGGCGTGTCAGAGACTGCTGAGGCCCGGCGGGCTGATGATTTGCTCCACGATCAACCGCAACCCGAAGAGCTTTGCGATGGCCATCGTGGGCGCGGAGTGGGTGATGCGGTGGCTGCCGAAGGGCACCCACGACTGGCGAAAGTTCATCACCCCGGATGAGCTTTATGATCTGATCCGCAACGCCGGGCTTGACCCGGTCGACCGGAAGGGATTTGTCTTCAATCCAATCGCCTGGAGCTGGAGCCTGAGCGACCGTGACCTGAGCGTCAATTACGTCACCGCCAGCGTGAAACCCTAG
- a CDS encoding MarR family winged helix-turn-helix transcriptional regulator, with amino-acid sequence MAVETSDTLAVALFSELLTAEQLARNRMSKALPKGMEISHFSVLNHLAHINEERSPAQLAQAFHLTRGAMTNTLNKLEWAGYVHIRPDWDDARRKMVSISPSGRAARDAAIASVSPVIAAIVSEIGSERVRAMLPVMRELRQKLGSREEP; translated from the coding sequence ATGGCTGTTGAAACCTCCGATACCCTCGCCGTTGCGCTCTTCTCGGAGCTGCTCACCGCCGAGCAGCTTGCGCGCAACCGGATGTCGAAGGCGCTGCCCAAGGGCATGGAGATCAGCCATTTCTCGGTGCTGAACCACCTCGCCCATATCAATGAAGAGCGCAGCCCCGCCCAGCTCGCGCAGGCCTTTCACCTGACGCGCGGGGCCATGACCAACACGCTGAACAAGCTCGAATGGGCCGGTTACGTGCACATTCGCCCCGATTGGGATGACGCGCGGCGCAAGATGGTCTCCATTAGTCCCTCGGGCCGTGCGGCGCGCGATGCGGCGATTGCCTCGGTCAGCCCGGTCATCGCCGCCATCGTCTCCGAGATTGGCAGCGAGCGGGTCCGCGCCATGCTCCCCGTGATGCGCGAGTTGCGCCAAAAGCTCGGCTCACGCGAAGAACCCTGA
- a CDS encoding carbon-nitrogen hydrolase family protein, whose product MRAALLQLTSSDDPAANLDTVLPMVEQAVGEGAELICTPEVTNCVSASRARQIAVLKPEAEDPTLAAFREAAARHGRHLLLGSIGLKTGDADGRFANRSFLIGPSGDILARYDKIHMFDVQVSETETYRESAGYRPGNVSVLAETPLAKIGLTICYDVRFPHLHRALAKAEAQIITVPAAFSPGTGPAHWQPLLQARAIETGCFVLAPAQCGIHSATEGRSRSSHGHSLVVSPWGEVLADGGTAPGVITVDLDLSHVDDARRKIPALTHDRPFEGP is encoded by the coding sequence ATGCGCGCCGCCCTCCTCCAGCTCACCAGCTCCGACGACCCGGCAGCCAACCTCGACACGGTTCTGCCTATGGTCGAGCAGGCCGTGGGGGAGGGGGCCGAGCTGATCTGCACACCCGAGGTCACCAACTGCGTTTCCGCCAGCCGCGCCCGCCAGATCGCGGTGCTGAAGCCAGAGGCGGAAGACCCGACCCTCGCCGCTTTCCGCGAGGCCGCCGCGCGGCACGGCAGGCACCTCCTGCTTGGCTCAATCGGCCTCAAGACCGGGGACGCCGATGGCCGCTTCGCCAACCGATCCTTCCTGATCGGCCCATCCGGCGACATCCTCGCGCGCTACGACAAGATCCACATGTTCGACGTGCAGGTGTCGGAGACCGAAACCTACCGCGAAAGCGCCGGATACCGGCCCGGAAACGTCTCTGTTCTGGCCGAAACGCCCCTTGCGAAGATCGGCCTGACCATCTGCTACGATGTCCGCTTCCCGCACCTTCACCGGGCGCTCGCCAAGGCCGAGGCACAGATCATAACCGTGCCCGCCGCCTTTTCGCCCGGCACTGGCCCGGCCCACTGGCAGCCGCTGCTGCAGGCCCGCGCCATCGAGACAGGCTGCTTCGTGCTCGCCCCCGCCCAATGCGGCATCCATAGCGCCACCGAGGGCCGCAGCCGCAGCAGCCACGGGCACAGCCTCGTGGTGTCCCCATGGGGCGAGGTTCTGGCCGATGGTGGCACCGCTCCGGGTGTGATCACAGTTGACCTCGACCTGTCACATGTGGACGATGCGCGCCGTAAGATCCCCGCACTGACCCATGATCGCCCTTTCGAAGGCCCCTGA
- the grxC gene encoding glutaredoxin 3, translating to MPTPIEIYTTPICGFCIRAKRLLTEKGVEFTEIDLFEEPGRRSEMMDRAGGRHTVPQIFIGETHVGGSDDLFALESAGKLDPMLAA from the coding sequence ATGCCCACCCCCATCGAAATCTACACCACGCCGATCTGCGGTTTTTGCATTCGGGCCAAGCGCCTGCTGACCGAAAAAGGCGTCGAATTCACCGAGATCGACCTCTTCGAGGAGCCGGGCCGCCGCTCCGAGATGATGGACCGTGCCGGCGGGCGCCACACGGTGCCGCAAATCTTCATCGGCGAAACCCACGTCGGCGGCAGCGATGATCTCTTCGCGCTCGAAAGTGCTGGCAAGCTCGACCCGATGCTCGCCGCCTGA
- a CDS encoding ComF family protein — protein sequence MQRLLQAIYPNQCLSCGEVTGSDAGLCATCWRDTAFISGLTCHLCGAPLPGDDDPDDAPDLTCDDCLAIARPWARGAAAMLYRGNGRRLVLALKGHDRADLAQAVAPWLARAAAPLHEPGMLIAPVPLHWLRLFKRRYNQSALLARALARTLEAPFCPDLLVRARATPRQEGLGAAARFANMAEAIRPHPKRRHRMAARKVLLVDDVMTSGATLAACTEACLASGATEVRVVTLARTVKDT from the coding sequence ATGCAACGGCTACTGCAAGCGATCTACCCCAACCAATGCCTCTCCTGCGGCGAGGTCACCGGCTCCGATGCCGGGCTCTGCGCCACCTGCTGGCGCGACACCGCCTTCATCTCCGGCCTCACATGCCACCTCTGCGGCGCCCCCCTTCCCGGCGATGACGACCCCGACGACGCGCCCGATCTCACCTGCGACGATTGCCTTGCCATCGCCCGGCCCTGGGCCCGCGGCGCGGCGGCCATGCTCTATCGCGGCAATGGGCGGCGGCTGGTGCTGGCGCTCAAAGGCCACGACCGGGCCGATCTCGCCCAGGCCGTCGCACCCTGGCTCGCCCGCGCCGCCGCGCCGCTCCACGAGCCCGGCATGCTCATCGCGCCGGTGCCGCTCCACTGGCTGCGCCTGTTCAAACGCCGCTACAACCAGTCCGCCCTGCTCGCCCGCGCCCTCGCCCGCACGCTGGAGGCGCCCTTCTGCCCCGATCTGCTCGTCCGTGCCCGCGCCACGCCCCGGCAGGAAGGGCTCGGCGCGGCGGCCCGTTTTGCCAACATGGCCGAGGCCATCCGCCCCCACCCAAAGCGCCGCCATCGCATGGCCGCCCGCAAGGTGCTGCTGGTCGATGATGTCATGACCTCCGGCGCGACGCTGGCCGCGTGCACCGAGGCCTGCCTTGCCTCCGGCGCCACCGAGGTGCGGGTTGTCACACTGGCACGAACGGTCAAGGACACCTAA
- a CDS encoding class I SAM-dependent methyltransferase, producing MAQPPRLTDRKALARNRLRASRDALFLHAQAIDEIKERLSEVNRTFTAPCVVTGFPQIWGEAFPEAKVIGDDEVLGIEEGAHDLVIHGMALHWASDPVGQLVQARRGLAPDGLFIGAMLGGETLAGLRAALAEAEAAETGGLSPRVLPMGEIRDLGALLQRAGFVLPVADALPLEVSYSGGLALMRDLRAMGEANAMEARLRVPTRRAVLLRAAAALEAGATADGRIRALFETVFLTGWSPGPNQPQPLRPGSATARLADALGTEERGEDGGKR from the coding sequence ATGGCCCAGCCGCCCAGACTGACCGACCGCAAGGCCCTTGCCCGCAATCGCCTCCGCGCCAGCCGCGACGCGCTGTTCCTGCACGCGCAGGCCATTGACGAGATCAAGGAAAGACTCAGCGAGGTTAACAGAACGTTTACGGCGCCCTGCGTTGTGACCGGTTTTCCGCAGATCTGGGGCGAGGCCTTCCCCGAGGCGAAGGTGATCGGCGACGATGAGGTGCTGGGGATCGAAGAGGGTGCGCATGACCTCGTGATCCACGGCATGGCGCTGCACTGGGCCTCCGACCCGGTGGGGCAGCTGGTGCAGGCGCGGCGCGGGCTGGCGCCGGATGGGCTGTTCATCGGGGCGATGCTGGGCGGCGAGACGCTTGCGGGGTTGCGGGCGGCGCTGGCAGAGGCCGAGGCGGCGGAGACCGGCGGGCTCAGCCCGCGCGTTCTGCCGATGGGCGAGATCCGTGACCTCGGTGCGCTGCTCCAGCGGGCGGGATTTGTGCTGCCGGTGGCCGATGCGCTGCCCCTGGAGGTGAGTTATTCGGGCGGGCTGGCGCTGATGCGCGACCTGCGGGCAATGGGCGAAGCCAATGCGATGGAGGCCCGGCTGCGGGTGCCGACGCGACGGGCGGTGCTGCTGCGCGCGGCTGCCGCGCTGGAGGCAGGTGCGACGGCGGATGGGCGCATTCGGGCCTTGTTCGAGACTGTTTTCCTCACTGGGTGGTCGCCCGGCCCGAACCAGCCGCAGCCGCTCCGCCCCGGTTCGGCCACCGCCCGGCTGGCCGATGCGCTGGGCACCGAGGAGCGCGGTGAGGACGGTGGGAAGAGGTGA
- the hemH gene encoding ferrochelatase, which yields MSHLPPDHPPVKPRKVGVLIANLGTPDSPGYWDMRRYLNEFLSDKRVIDYPAWKWQPILKGIILTKRPFSSGKNYELIWDKAKDMSPLMVITIAQTEALRTRLEQQYGDRVMVDFCMRYGNPSTESKVREMVAAGCDKIVFFPLYPQYAGPTTATANDQFFRALMKEKWQPAVRTVPAYFDRESYIDALAASVAEGIGDAELLVCSYHGMPKRYLMEGDPYHCQCQKTTRLLRERLGLPEEKVITTFQSQFGPEDWLRPYTVEEVAARAKAGVKKIAVVAPAFSADCIETLEEIEGEIRESFEHAGGEEFTYIPCLNERPDHIEALADAIGESLLGWV from the coding sequence GTGAGCCACCTGCCGCCCGACCATCCGCCCGTGAAGCCCCGCAAGGTGGGCGTTCTGATCGCCAATCTCGGCACGCCGGACAGCCCCGGCTACTGGGACATGCGGCGCTATCTGAACGAGTTTCTGAGCGACAAGCGGGTGATCGATTATCCGGCGTGGAAATGGCAGCCGATCCTGAAGGGGATCATCCTGACCAAGCGGCCTTTCAGCAGCGGCAAGAACTACGAGCTGATCTGGGACAAGGCCAAGGACATGTCGCCGCTGATGGTGATCACCATCGCGCAGACCGAGGCGCTGCGCACGCGCCTGGAACAGCAGTATGGGGACAGGGTGATGGTCGATTTCTGCATGCGCTACGGCAATCCCTCGACCGAGAGCAAGGTGCGCGAGATGGTGGCAGCGGGTTGCGACAAGATCGTGTTCTTCCCGCTCTATCCGCAATACGCGGGGCCGACGACAGCGACGGCGAATGACCAGTTCTTCCGGGCGCTGATGAAGGAGAAGTGGCAACCGGCGGTGCGGACGGTGCCGGCGTACTTCGACCGGGAGAGCTATATCGATGCGCTGGCGGCCTCGGTCGCGGAGGGCATTGGCGATGCGGAGCTGCTGGTGTGCAGCTACCACGGGATGCCGAAGCGCTACCTGATGGAGGGCGACCCCTACCACTGCCAGTGCCAGAAGACGACGCGGCTGCTGCGCGAGCGGCTCGGGCTGCCGGAGGAGAAAGTGATCACCACCTTCCAGAGCCAGTTCGGCCCGGAAGACTGGCTGCGGCCCTACACCGTGGAAGAGGTCGCTGCGCGAGCCAAAGCGGGGGTGAAGAAGATCGCCGTGGTGGCGCCTGCGTTCAGTGCCGATTGCATCGAGACGCTGGAGGAGATCGAGGGAGAGATCCGCGAGAGCTTCGAGCACGCGGGGGGCGAGGAGTTTACTTACATCCCCTGCCTCAACGAGCGGCCCGATCATATCGAGGCGCTGGCTGATGCGATCGGCGAGAGCCTTTTGGGCTGGGTTTGA
- the pyrC gene encoding dihydroorotase yields MTCTFFTNVTLIDPEALSEAPGHLLVKDGVIADLAQGPMAAPEGAEVVDGGGKVLAPGIVDLGVKICEPGERHKESFKSAGAAAAAGGVTTIIMRPDTLPAIDSPETLEFVTRRAAEAAPVTIRAMATLTKNREGREMAELSFLKDAGALAFSDGDKVVADTKVLARALAYARELDVLVVGHPQEPTLSKGAAATSGKLATLMGLPAVSPMAERMGVDRDIAMVEMTGARYHFDQLSAARALPPLERAKANGFDITAGVSIHHLTLNVNDLSEYRTYFKLKPPLRDEEDRLAMVEAVGSGLIDVISSMHTPQDEESKRLPFEEAASGAVALETLLPAAMRLYHSGALSLPQLFRALALNPAKRLRLPSGRLAKGAPADLVLFDPSAPFQLDRSTLRSKSKNTPFDGARMEGRVLGTWVAGKRVYQ; encoded by the coding sequence ATGACCTGCACATTCTTCACCAACGTCACCCTGATCGACCCCGAGGCGCTGAGCGAGGCACCGGGCCACCTGCTGGTGAAGGATGGCGTGATCGCCGATCTTGCCCAAGGCCCGATGGCGGCGCCCGAGGGGGCCGAGGTGGTTGACGGCGGCGGCAAGGTGCTGGCACCCGGAATCGTCGATCTCGGGGTGAAGATCTGCGAACCGGGCGAGCGCCACAAGGAATCATTCAAATCCGCAGGCGCGGCGGCTGCGGCGGGCGGTGTGACCACCATCATCATGCGCCCCGATACCCTCCCCGCAATCGACAGCCCCGAGACGCTGGAATTCGTCACCCGCCGCGCTGCCGAGGCCGCACCTGTGACTATCCGCGCCATGGCGACGCTGACGAAAAATCGCGAAGGCCGCGAAATGGCCGAGCTGTCGTTTCTGAAGGACGCAGGCGCGCTGGCGTTCTCGGACGGGGACAAGGTAGTTGCCGATACCAAGGTGCTCGCCCGCGCGCTGGCCTATGCCCGCGAGTTGGATGTGCTGGTGGTGGGCCACCCGCAGGAACCGACCCTGTCAAAGGGTGCCGCAGCGACCTCCGGCAAGCTGGCGACCCTGATGGGCTTGCCCGCCGTCAGCCCGATGGCCGAGCGTATGGGGGTGGACCGCGATATCGCGATGGTCGAGATGACCGGCGCGCGCTACCACTTCGACCAGCTCTCCGCCGCCCGCGCCCTGCCCCCGCTGGAGCGGGCCAAGGCCAACGGCTTCGACATCACCGCAGGCGTCTCGATCCACCATCTCACGCTCAACGTGAACGACCTCTCCGAGTACCGCACCTACTTCAAGCTGAAGCCCCCGCTACGCGACGAGGAGGACCGTCTGGCGATGGTCGAGGCGGTCGGCTCCGGCCTGATCGACGTGATCTCCTCGATGCACACCCCGCAGGACGAAGAGAGCAAACGCCTGCCCTTCGAAGAGGCCGCATCCGGCGCCGTCGCGCTCGAAACCCTGCTGCCCGCCGCCATGCGGCTCTACCACTCCGGCGCCCTGTCGCTGCCCCAGCTCTTCCGCGCCCTCGCGCTGAACCCGGCCAAACGCCTCAGGCTACCCTCCGGGCGCCTTGCCAAGGGCGCTCCCGCCGATCTAGTGCTGTTCGACCCGTCCGCGCCCTTCCAACTGGATCGCAGCACCCTGCGCTCCAAGTCCAAGAACACCCCCTTCGACGGCGCCCGGATGGAAGGCCGCGTTCTGGGTACCTGGGTCGCCGGAAAGCGCGTCTACCAGTAG
- a CDS encoding aspartate carbamoyltransferase catalytic subunit, translating into MSKHPPGWEGLLDDDEEILWQGRPNGGVVVRSKDAFESLFGLFFAGFAVFWISMASSMRPPSNAPFIFQIFPLFGLPFLAIGLYMVFGKYFWRAYVRRHTNYTLTNKRGFIATEVFGNRKLKSYPLTDRLELEQTAQGDTLWLASQQFTRRNKNGFNRTYTKRIGFELIEDGGRVMGLARKAVGEAK; encoded by the coding sequence ATGAGCAAACACCCCCCGGGCTGGGAAGGGCTCCTCGACGACGATGAAGAGATCCTCTGGCAAGGCCGCCCCAACGGCGGGGTCGTCGTCCGCTCCAAGGACGCCTTCGAGAGCCTCTTCGGCCTGTTCTTCGCCGGCTTCGCGGTGTTCTGGATCTCGATGGCCTCCTCCATGCGCCCGCCCTCCAACGCGCCCTTCATCTTCCAGATCTTCCCGCTCTTCGGCCTGCCCTTCCTCGCCATCGGCCTCTACATGGTGTTCGGCAAATACTTCTGGCGCGCCTACGTCCGGCGGCACACCAACTACACGCTGACCAACAAGCGCGGCTTCATCGCCACCGAGGTCTTCGGCAATCGCAAGCTTAAGAGCTACCCGCTGACCGACCGGTTGGAGCTGGAGCAAACCGCGCAGGGCGATACGCTGTGGCTCGCCTCTCAGCAGTTCACCCGCCGCAACAAGAACGGCTTCAACCGCACCTACACCAAACGCATCGGCTTCGAGCTGATCGAAGACGGCGGGCGGGTGATGGGGCTGGCCCGCAAGGCGGTGGGTGAGGCGAAATGA
- a CDS encoding aspartate carbamoyltransferase catalytic subunit, translating to MSGTPSGWQGILERGERILWQGRPGRGMKLREGDLPESLFGFGFTAVPVLWLVNAGGDGFGRLGAPGVFLLVAPLFLAIGLYKTVLKYPWRVFLRRNTFYTLTNRRGIIATDPLGMKELKSYPITPQIELEPGRRGDDIWFAREQLGSRRNSPVRKIGFEQIENGRKVIALARAALAERETKDKEVTP from the coding sequence ATGAGCGGCACACCTTCGGGCTGGCAAGGCATCCTCGAACGGGGGGAGCGTATCCTCTGGCAGGGGCGGCCGGGGCGGGGGATGAAGCTCCGTGAGGGCGACCTGCCAGAAAGTCTCTTTGGCTTCGGCTTCACCGCCGTCCCGGTACTCTGGCTGGTCAACGCTGGCGGCGACGGTTTCGGGCGGCTCGGCGCGCCCGGCGTCTTCCTGCTGGTCGCGCCCCTGTTCCTCGCCATCGGCCTCTACAAGACCGTGCTCAAGTACCCGTGGCGCGTCTTTCTGCGCCGCAACACCTTCTACACGCTGACCAATCGCCGGGGCATCATCGCGACTGACCCCCTGGGCATGAAGGAGCTGAAGAGCTACCCGATCACCCCGCAGATCGAGCTGGAACCGGGGCGCCGCGGCGATGACATCTGGTTCGCCCGCGAGCAGCTGGGCAGCAGGCGCAACAGCCCGGTCCGCAAGATCGGCTTCGAGCAGATCGAGAATGGCCGCAAGGTGATCGCACTCGCTCGCGCCGCGCTGGCGGAGCGTGAGACGAAAGACAAGGAGGTCACGCCATGA
- a CDS encoding aspartate carbamoyltransferase catalytic subunit → MTLRAKHLLGIASLAPDEITAILDLAEHYAALNASPDKHGDALRGLTQINMFFENSTRTQASFELAGKRLGADVMNMAMQASSIKKGETLLDTALTLNAMHPDLLVVRHPHSGAVDLLAQKVNCAVLNAGDGRHEHPTQALLDALTIRRHKGRLHRLTVAICGDVAHSRVARSNIMLLNRMEARVRLVGPPTLVPSAFRELGCEVTHDMAEGLKDADVVMMLRLQRERMDGGFIPSEREYFHRYGLDAEKLAHAAPDAIVMHPGPMNRGVEIDSATADDPTRSVITEQVEMGVAVRMAAMDLLARNLKAARAA, encoded by the coding sequence ATGACCTTGCGCGCAAAGCACCTCCTCGGCATCGCCAGCCTCGCCCCCGACGAGATCACCGCCATCCTCGATCTGGCCGAGCATTACGCCGCCCTGAATGCGTCGCCCGACAAGCACGGCGACGCCCTGCGCGGGCTCACCCAGATCAACATGTTCTTCGAGAACTCCACCCGCACCCAAGCCAGCTTCGAGTTGGCCGGCAAGCGGCTGGGGGCCGATGTGATGAACATGGCCATGCAGGCCAGCTCGATCAAAAAGGGCGAGACCCTGCTCGACACCGCCCTGACGCTCAACGCCATGCACCCCGACCTGCTGGTGGTTCGCCACCCGCATTCCGGCGCGGTCGATCTGCTGGCGCAAAAGGTCAACTGCGCCGTGCTCAACGCGGGCGACGGCCGCCACGAGCACCCCACTCAGGCCCTGCTCGACGCGCTGACCATCCGCCGCCACAAGGGCCGCTTGCACCGGCTGACCGTGGCGATCTGCGGCGATGTCGCCCACAGCCGCGTGGCGCGGTCCAACATCATGCTGCTGAACCGGATGGAGGCTCGTGTCCGCCTCGTCGGCCCGCCCACGCTGGTGCCCTCCGCCTTCCGCGAGCTGGGTTGCGAAGTGACGCACGACATGGCCGAAGGCCTCAAGGACGCTGATGTGGTGATGATGCTCCGCCTCCAGCGCGAGCGGATGGACGGCGGCTTCATCCCCTCCGAGCGCGAGTATTTCCACCGATACGGCCTCGACGCCGAAAAACTCGCCCACGCTGCGCCCGATGCCATCGTCATGCACCCCGGCCCGATGAACCGCGGCGTCGAGATCGACAGCGCCACTGCCGACGACCCCACCCGCTCGGTCATCACCGAACAGGTCGAAATGGGCGTCGCCGTCCGCATGGCCGCGATGGACCTACTGGCCCGCAACCTCAAGGCGGCCCGCGCGGCATGA